In Bradysia coprophila strain Holo2 unplaced genomic scaffold, BU_Bcop_v1 contig_687, whole genome shotgun sequence, a genomic segment contains:
- the LOC119083475 gene encoding sterol regulatory element-binding protein cleavage-activating protein, which produces MMPNTNSSDNSAGKDQKNELPSRVAQWYYRHGLFLSSYPTCATSIAIVVVLLSCYPLLNIPLPGTIPTKLILPNSPTNLFEETPITDGGGGSSSTETIGTARNIFNLNNFTLEAPFPWAHSEPFFYVQQIVLRSSVLPWKEDLILTDAFRGPLNEIFKLLEIVRNHEDQESKTTLAHICLHVENVKRSTKESLFPEYNCLILSPANFWQQSLTTFNRDTNLLNTIFQHHNLHKSKVSTADMLLGMQLRDAGFKRYPIRNRPRVIQYAITLVLRENDQKYLSSLKQKLMTLYPLHQKPDDVATSHSSFTYIYYPGEFNLLEFMPLFVAFIILFIYVYFSVRKIDVIRSRLFLAISAVITVLSSLMMSLGLCFFFGLTIRNVNFGMFQYLVILVGLENVLVLTKSVVSTDNTFDVKIRVAQGLSKEGWSISKTLLTEITILTIGLATFVPVIQEFCIFAIVGLISDFFLQMMLFSTVLALDIKRMEFNGMHKSPPNDAATRRPQYRNSTITSSFTINRSRSHPKLTALDSQQSVGANGTAGGEKKIPKRLRVVNFWARTRFFQRAFMIWMIFWIFSIIYNSQIFENIFDIRQNDSDIPNKFGSPEMFRKDENESVHSLFDTPLAGKGTTHSKSHFAEDGPFNLTEQIHKLAHPDFDTNYHLSNFHWSSILKQYNLSMSGKYVTILPSIRLSHIVPPEVAYRIRNNDEKPAMHFQWKALAVALDPIDFIDTDPNEAPMMHTANRPLYPKSPMEILLAAILCAISVFVLTYTMVVFYRCICTRNYAEWRSSWNDTDTQHLNTQRILEGVPIQIKGHTHRIECLVTDGKVVISSCLEGQVKVWDGNNGELMLNIDRAKYFQMNRKSSLDDSFSAIVGRVRSVNVDDQSKEMFSVKSANTKLREKDRNLSPIWCLDYVDYLIVIGCADGRLEFWEGITGNLKCIYECEGKHKHGITNVHLTGNRVIAARLSGRIDFLRLETYNKGRHIDWGFTTAYRRTHVRTGSTGSPSNHSKFTNSSIYAGEELRCILEEQNLGHQQSITCMEVVDGIVFTGSQDHTLKVFKADIGNLLYTLHSHCGPITCLFIDHFQPDTGGSGSQDGLLCVWELLTGACMYSIQAHDGAILSLACAPSYVISVGADERLCIWERFQGHLLNTINITHIYTSLLMLTPSLLVTGKSGSLIVWDVRTAEPTREVKLDCANLQLCPKILLPASGSVICDYGNELRIVRFPMIADKRD; this is translated from the exons atgatGCCAAATACAAACTCGTCTGACAATTCGGCTGGAAAAGATCAAAAAAATGAGCTACCGTCCAGGGTAGCTCAATGGTACTACAGACACGGTTTATTCCTATCCAGTTATCCGACATGTGCCACTAGCATTGCCATTGTTGTTGTGCTATTGTCATG TTATCCACTTCTCAACATTCCATTGCCTGGAACCATACCGACCAAATTAATATTGCCCAATTCGCCAACGAATCTTTTCGAAGAAACGCCCATCACCGATGGTGGTGGTGGTAGCAGCAGCACAGAGACCATCGGCACCGCTCGGAACATATtcaatttgaacaattttacgTTAGAAGCACCATTTCCATGGGCACATTCCGAACCGTTCTTCTATGTGCAGCAGATTGTGTTGCGATCGAGTGTGTTGCCCTGGAAggaagatttaattttgactGATGCTTTCCGGGGACCgttgaacgaaattttcaaattgttggaaattgtgcGGAATCATGAGGACCAGGAGAG CAAAACGACACTAGCGCACATTTGTTTGCACGTGGAAAATGTGAAACGATCGACCAAAGAGTCACTGTTTCCGGAATACAATTGTCTGATTCTATCACCAGCCAATTTCTGGCAACAGAGCCTGACCACATTCAACCGAGACACAAATTTActgaacacaatttttcaacatcaC AATTTACACAAATCCAAAGTATCTACGGCCGATATGCTGTTGGGAATGCAATTGCGAGACGCTGGTTTCAAACGATATCCAATCCGAAACCGGCCTCGAGTCATTCAATACGCCATCACCTTAGTGTTGCGAGAAAACGATCAAAAATACCTGAGTTCCTTGAAGCAGAAACTGATGACGCTCTATCCGCTGCATCAGAAACCGGACGATGTCGCAACGTCGCACTCATCGTTTACGTACATCTACTATCCGGGTGAATTCAATTTGCTCGAATTTATGCCGCTGTTCGTCGCATTCATCATCCTGTTCATTTACGTGTACTTTTCAGTGCGTAAAATCGACGTCATAAGATCGCGCCTATTCCTGGCGATTAGTGCAGTGATAACAGTGCTCAGCAGTCTGATGATGTCGCTGGGACTGTGCTTCTTTTTCGGATTAACTATTCGGAACGTCAATTTCGGCATGTTCCAGTACCTAGTGATTTTGGTCGGATTGGAGAATGTTTTGGTGCTGACCAAAAGCGTCGTTTCCACCGATAATACGTTCGACGTGAAAATTCGCGTGGCTCAAGGTCTCAGCAAAGAAGGATGGTCAATATCAAAGACACTGCTCACCGAAATTACAATATTGACCATCGGCCTGGCCACGTTCGTTCCGGTTATCCAGGAGTTCTGCATTTTCGCGATCGTTGGACTGATCTCcgattttttccttcaaatgaTGTTGTTCTCGACGGTGTTGGCATTGGATATTAAGCGAATGGAATTTAACGGCATGCACAAGTCTCCACCGAATGACGCTGCGACACGACGGCCACAATACCGTAATTCAACGATCACATCTTCGTTCACCATCAATCGCTCCAGATCGCATCCGAAACTGACGGCATTGGATTCACAGCAATCGGTCGGAGCGAATGGAACGGCTGGCGGTGAAAAGAAAATCCCGAAACGACTGCGCGTCGTCAATTTTTGGGCAAGAACGCGATTCTTCCAGCGTGCCTTCATGATCTGGATGATATTTTGGATCTTTTCGATCATCTACAACTCGCAGATATTCGAGAACATTTTCGACATACGCCAGAATGACAGCGACATCCCGAATAAATTCGGTTCGCCGGAAATGTTCCGCAAAGACGAAAATGAGAGCGTTCACTCGCTCTTCGACACGCCGTTGGCTGGTAAGGGCACAACCCATTCGAAATCTCATTTTGCGGAAGACGGACCCTTCAATTTAACCGAACAAATCCATAAGCTGGCCCATCCCGACTTCGACACCAACTATCATTTGTCCAATTTCCATTGGTCATCCATTCTGAAGCAATACAATCTGTCGATGAGCGGCAAATATGTCACAATTCTTCCGTCGATCCGGTTGTCGCACATCGTGCCGCCAGAAGTTGCATATCGTATCCGAAATAACGACGAGAAGCCGGCGATGCATTTCCAGTGGAAGGCTTTAGCTGTAGCATTGGATCCAATTGATTTCATCGATACGGATCCGAATGAGGCACCGATGATGCACACTGCAAATCGACCGCTCTACCCGAAAAGTCCGATGGAAATTCTACTGGCAGCAATTCTGTGCGCAATTAGCGTATTCGTGCTGACCTACACTATGGTGGTGTTTTATCGTTGCATCTGCACCCGAAACTATGCAGAATGGCGGTCCAGCTGGAATGATACCGATACACAACATTTGAATACTCAACGCATTTTGGAGGGCGTACCGATTCAGATCAAAGGGCACACGCATCGCATCGAATGTCTCGTCACCGACGGGAAAGTGGTAATTAGTTCATGTCTGGAAGGTCAAGTGAAAGTGTGGGACGGGAACAATGGTGAACTCATGTTGAACATTGATCGGgccaaatattttcaaatgaacaGAAAGTCGTCACTGGACGATAGTTTTAGTGCGATCGTTGGAAGAGTTCGGTCCGTGAACGTTGATGATCAAAGCAAGGAGATGTTTAGTGTAAAAAGTGCTAATACTAAGTTAAGAGAAAAAGACAGAAATTTGTCGCCGATTTGGTGTTTGGATTATGTGGACTATTTGATTGTGATCGGCTGTGCAGATGGACGATTGGAATTTTGGGAAGGAATTACCGGCAATTTGAAG tgCATCTACGAATGCGAGGGAAAGCACAAGCACGGCATTACCAATGTACACTTGACTGGAAATCGTGTTATAGCAGCACGCCTGAGCGGTCGAATAGATTTTCTTCGACTCGAAACATACAACAAGGGAAGACACATTGACTGGGGATTTACAACCGCCTACAGACGAA CTCATGTTCGTACTGGATCGACGGGTAGCCCATCTAATCATAGTAAATTCACAAATTCTTCGATTTATGCGGGTGAGGAACTGAGGTGCATTCTCGAAGAACAAAATTTAGGTCATCAACAATCCATCACGTGCATGGAAGTTGTCGATGGTATAGTTTTTACGGGTAGTCAAGATCATACTTTAAAA GTTTTCAAAGCAGACATTGGAAATTTACTGTACACACTTCATAGCCACTGTGGACCAATAACCTGTCTATTCATTGATCATTTTCAACCGGACACCGGAGGTAGTGGATCACAAGATGGTCTACTGTGTGTCTGGGAATTATTGACTGGAGCTTGTATGTATAGCATTCAAGCACATGATGGGGCAATTTTGTCGCTAGCCTGCGCTCCAAGTTATGTTATTTCGGTGGGAGCCGATGAACGACTGTGTATATGGGAACGGTTCCAGGGACATCTGTTAAATACGATAAATATCACACACATTTACACAAGCCTATTGATGCTGACACCATCACTGTTAGTCACTGGAAAATCAG gTTCACTAATTGTCTGGGACGTTCGCACCGCCGAGCCTACGCGTGAAGTTAAATTAGATTGTGCTAATTTGCAGCTTTGTCCAAAAATATTACTGCCTGCATCCGGATCAGTAATTTGTGATTATGGAAATGAACTGCGAATCGTTCGATTTCCGATGATAGCTGACAAACGGGATTAG